AGCCAGAGGAGCTTTGAAGCACTGGGCTCCGCATGCTGAACCCCATCAGTAATGGCAGCGACGTTAGCAGAGACTGctgggaagaaggggggaagAGAAACCCTTGCCAGGAGCTTCTCACAGGGCTCTGCTAGAGGTGCAGGAAAGCTCAACGCTGCCTGAAGCCTGCCCCACAGCCTGTTTTTCATCCATCCTGACCGAACCGCATGCTCCAGCCGCCTCTTTCAGAGCCTCTCAGCTCAGAAGCACGCGGGGAGCTGCAAACCCAGTGGGGAGATAAAGGAGCATCTGGCGCTTGGCATTAACCCTCccggtgctggggcaggaggagctgcacaGAGGGGCTGCCCGGCTGCCCGCAGCACTTCCCTCACGCTGTCAGCCAAGGCCCGGAGCACGCCACGGCCCCTGCTTCCCCAGGCACCCTGCCCCATGCCCCCATGCCCACCCCACTgctcccctgcccagcaccagAGAGGCAGGCGCTGGGAGGACCACGCTCCACAACAGCTCGTGCCGAGGTTCTGGCAGCGCTGCCACGACCCTCTGAGGACACCAGCTCTCCCAAAGCCTgagaagggaaatactaaaacCCAGAGCAGTCTGAGCTCTGGATTCAGCCCCTAAATGCTCAGCTGCCTCCCTCCATCTTTTGGAAAGGAAAGCCCTCCTCGCTCACAGAAAACCTGCAGCGAGGAGGGAGCACGTCGGCAATGGTGAAaagggctggggagcagaaaCCATCCCTAACTCGGCAGCAGCTCCTAACTCCTTTGGCTTTATGAGCTGCTCACCATCCCAGCCACAAGCCCGAAAGGTTATAGTCGCAACAGGATTTTTAGCAGCTTCAAAACATCTTAATGGTCTCTTTGGAAGCCTGTCTTGCTTCCTGGGCCAACGGAGCCGAGCCTAACATTACCTACAGAGGCTCAGGTGCCTTGCTGGCCAGGTCTGGTGCTTGCAAGTTTGTCCAAGGGCTGGGTGACGCTGCAGCCCATCCCGTGGCAGCAGCTGTGTCACCAGCCTGCAGAAAAGCAGGGCAGAGCCTGTGTTTCTGCAAGATCCTACAGGGAGATCCACTTGTGTGATTTTGATATGGTTCCCTGGCTTCTGGTGGGCTGATTCCTAATGGCCACACAAGACAGAGCCACAGCATCCAAGGGTAACGGAGGGCTGGCCCCAGTGTTTCAAAGCTGCACCTCTGCTCCCCTATGTGCTAGCGTGTTCACTTACAATCCCAAAGGAAAGCGAGGTGGTTCGGAGTCTGCGCTGGCGGGGAGAGTAAATCCAGTACCTCCCATCTGTGAACtggatggccccagggcaagtgaagtgagaaaggaaacagaggaaaaaaggatgatgtgaaagagaggatgaaaaacagagcaaaaaacgAGGGGCTGGGCAACTTCAGGCCTGAACGGATCAGCAGGCAGGAAAGCCATGTGTGGGAAGAGCGGCGCCCATGCCCTGCCACCATCTCTGCACTTTTATTCCCCTGTGGGTAAGCAGGAGGATAAAGCGCTCCCCTTTCAGGAGCAGACTTGCAAAGATCAGATCACAATCCCCTGGGACTTGACAAATCCTCCTCTGCACACAGCATCCCTTCCCTGACCACCGCCCCCGGAGCACTCCTGCTCTCACAGCTGTGGTCCCAGCCCTGCCGCACTCCAGGGCAGCCTCACTCCAGCTCCAGCTCAAGTGGTTTTCCAAGGACAGCGCCCATGGGAACCCAAATCAGCTTTTCCCTTCATCCCAGCAGTGCCAAACACTCCACAGCACGACACACGTTTAATGCAACACTCAAGGACTTAGATGAAGTATGAAATGCTGATGAGCAGTCAGTCACGCTctctgtgagcacacactgcacacAGTTGGTTTCCTCCGGATAGAGAGGTGCCCCTCAAGCTGGGGGCAGTCCGTATGCCCAGggacagggaagaagaggagcTGACCCTTGACAGAAGACACTTGCCAGTGGAGCAGGCAGTGTCTGCAGCCGGCTTGCACGCAGCTGCCATCCACAGGCAAAGAAAGAGCAGCCAGTGTTAGCTGTTTGCATTTTGAACAGCATGcataaaaacccaaacagacaAGCTTGTAAAATGGAGCCGATTCCTTCCACGGCTCCCATGAGCCTCGGAATGACTCGGCAACaagtgagcagctctgcagcagagtcGCGCGAGCACAGGGAAAGGCAAATGTTGCCATTTTTAGGTTAGCCTGAAGGAGCTCATCACAAGGGCTCAGCTCATCTCCATCGCCATATAACCAACAGCAATGAGTCGGAGCAGGGAGGAGCTGGGAACCTCTTTTAATGAGAAGTGCCTAGGCATGGGGGAGAGCTCTCACGCGTCAGACCCTCAGCAGTGCTCTGGGAATACACGGGGCAGGTACGTGTTGCTAGAAACTCTTCTCTGGTCTGCAGAAGCTGCTCAGACATTGCGAGAGCTGACTGAGGAACACAGCGCCAGGCTCCACGGCACTCTGCTGCCAACCAGCAACCACCTCACTTACTCCCTGTCTCAGCACTAGATTTCCACTGCATCACCTAACGCGTCTGcctgcagggaaaggaaaagccaGAGTTCACCAGAGCCCGTGGTCGGCCCCACTGCAACCACCACCCTTCTGGCTCTAGGCCACTGTGGCACGTCTGTGTTCAGGAAAGCAGCTGGGCTCTCCGCTGAGGGAGGAAGAGCTTCTCATCTGCACCTACAGTCACCTTGGCTTGTCCCAGAGTGAACACGCTGGCCTAGATAAGACCTTCAGCGCTTGTGCTTGGAAGTAGAGCAGCACAGCTACGTCTGCCTCCACAGCAGCGGTGCCACCCACCTCAGCCCCACCAGATGCTGCTTGGAGTTCTCCAAGGGCTAATCCAGTTCCCTGCATTCAAAAACCCACCCAGCGTTAAGACCTCGAGGTGCTCAACACGAAGACAGCATGGGGCAGACATTGCCCTGCACCCGACTGCCTGAAATCGGGACTGTCCCAGCCTCACCCAGCCTCTCCCATCGCACCCCTAACGGACCGGGCAGAGAAGGTGTCTTACAAAGTATATGTCTGTGACTGGCACGTCATCTTCATCCGAGGCCTGGCTGGCTGGTTCGGAGGCCTGGCTGGCTGTCTGCACCTCTGTTGTGGCTGCGGACGTTACAATGGCACAGGCTGAAGAAGCCGCCTCTCTGGAGGGGAGAAGAAATGACAGCGTCTAGTCACTGCGAGCAGAGGAGGAGCAAGCAAGGCTGTATGATTTATTACAGAGGAgctgactggagcatctgtcctacgaggggaggctgagggagctgggcttgttcagcctgaacaagagaaggctgagaggggaccttcgaaatgcctctaaatatctgcagggtgggggtcaggaggacggggccagactctgttcagtggtgcccagcgacaggacaaggggcaacgggcacaaactgaagcagaggaagctccagctgaacccgaggaagaacttcttccctctgagggtgacggagccctggcccaggctgcccagggaggctgtggagtctccttctctggagatattccagccccgcctggacgcggtgccgtgcagcctgctctgggtgaccctgcttgggcagggggttggactgggtgacccacagagggcccttccagcccccaacattctgtgaaatGCTCTGCTGTCACATCCAGAAAGATCAGGTCAGAAGTAACAGGGCTCAGCGTCACGGAGCTGGCCAGGGAAGCAGCTCTCTCTCCAGGAAAGCTGGTGCCCTACAAAGCCAGCCTCCAGCACAAGTTGCCGCAGACCAAGTGACACCGGGTAGGGCTCTGCAAAGCTTCCCTATGCTCCAAAACACTCACTCTTTGTCATCGTCTTCGGGAGCAATGATCTCAACGTCACACTTGGGCTCCAGCTCGACACTGATCTGCTGGAGCTCCTCCTCAACCTGCACCTCCTCATGGGACCTGGAAACCGAAGAGAGACAGGCCCAAAGGCTCACCTGGGCTCTAGTCATGCAAACGCCTGAATCGGTCCTGAGTCCGCCCAGCCTCTCGCAGCACAACGTCCCGCAGAGCGAGCCGTGCTGCCCTGCCCCGGCACGCGGCTGCCAGCCACTCGCGGCACCCAGCTCCCGGCTCAGACCCAGCAGTGGATTTCGGCTCAGAGGGAGCCGTCAGACCTCCCAGCACTGAGGGTTTGGATGACCAAAACTCCCAGGCAAAAGAGCCAGTCCTGTCATATAGCCGTGCTCAAGACTAACGAGGTGGCAAAAGAGGACAAGAGGAAAGGGATTAATTAGCCAGTGCTGCAGAAAAGATGGGCAGTGTCAAATGAAGTACGGAAGGAAAGAGAATTGGCCTCTGGGCAAAACCTGTATCCGCAGTTAGCCCAGTGCTGTCGATCAACCGTACGAGGGCCAATGCCTGCAGCCCCTTCCGACACTCCCAGCGCACCAACGCCGCTCACGCGCACTCCAGGGTTAACACGAGATTGATCTGCACGCTCAGGAGCTGCTTGTGGCAGTCGTCAGTTTAATACCTCATGCTATTCAAGTCACTGCTCGTGCTAGCCGGGCTGGCTCGATAGTCCTCATGGGAAGGAGCAGCGGGCGCTTGCCAGGCTGATGGCACTGTCTCAGGGAAGGGACGAGCTCTGGGTTCACCGGCAGCACCGTCCCGCTCTACGTTATCCCTGGCCGGGAGCCGGAGCCAGGAGGCAGCACTCAGTCCAAGCTCGATGCCGGGGACCTTGCTCCTCTCTTCCTTGCAGGGGTGGATCCCAGAAACCCAGAGGGAATTCCCCAGTAGATTAGAATAATCAGAGGTGTGACATGTTCTTGACCAAACTGGATAAGGTCTTTCTCATTTTGGCTCAAGAACATAAATTCATGCTTTAATAACTTTGTTCTTGCACTGGCTGTCACCAGGGGATCACGGAGTGCTCCACAAATACACAGGTCCCTGCTCCCCTAGAAAGGGCACGCTGAGCCCCCAGCGCCAGAAATGGAGGAACTAGGCAAAAAACAGCACAGAAGGCCACGCTTGTGTGGGGTGGTTGGAGCTGTGGCAAATCTGTGGCAGACAGATCTACTTCTGACCAAGAGGCGAAGCTCCCTGTGTGGTCCAGGGACAGGCACCGCGATTCGCCTGACCgaagtacttaaaggggccttacaagaaagatggggacagcctttttagcagggcctgttgcgataggacaaggggtgatggttttaaactaaaagagggcagatttagactagataaaagaaagaaattctttacaatgagggtagtgaaacactggaatgggttgaccagaaaagctgtggatgccccatccctggaaacgttcaaggtcaggttggacagggctcagaGCAACCCGATcaagttgcagatgtccctgctcactgcagggggttggactggatggccttgaaaggtccctcccaacccaaaccatcctatgatttcTGGATGAGTAGTCATGTCCTACAGCAACTCCCTCCGTTAGGTACCAAGGGAGTTCGGAGTAACTCAGGAGAAGTCACTGCGCTTTGCCAAATGGGTCCCAACACTGGTGCCTGAGCTTAAGTCTGCAATTGTCAGCGATTTCAGACCATGGATTCTGCAGGTCCCTGACACTTCAAGAGGTGCTGCAAGCAGGTCCTTCAGTGACAGGAATTTACCAAGATTCAGCGACATGCAACATCCAGAGGTATTTTCATTAACAAATACCACAGAAAGGTATTTTTTCCACAGTGTATGTGGTCTGAAGCTCAGCAAATCACTAAAAGCTAGGAACGAGGGGAGATGTCTGTAAGATGGTGCAAACTCGTCTTCCGAAGTCCTTGACTTCCTCTGAAGCACCAAAAACTGACTGCAGGGAGAGAGGACGTCAGCCTGTCGGGCAGCTCCTCTGGCTATGGCATGTCCAAGACTCAGTCTCTGATGTGCCTTTCAAAGTCTGCATCCACAACACTTACAAGATGTCCCGGAAAGCTAGGGCAGAGGGTCCTCATGCAGATCCCGCTGACGCAGGCAAGGGGGTCATTTTTACCAATGCAAAAAAATGCAAGATAATTATACCATACGAGCCTCTAAATCCAGACATCCCTACGCAGTAGGGGATTTTTGTCCCACCTTGCCCTTGGCTCTGAGCCACCCATCGccacaggaggggaaaaagcccCCTCCAAGTACCTGAGTTTCTGAAAACACTGGAAGCTGCTTCTCTGGGGACTAAGGGTGCTCAGCGCCTCACAAAGTCCAAGCCCCTTCCCATGTTCACACCCACTGCACCCCGGCAGCAGGCGGATGCACACAGGAGGAACGTTCCTGCTGTTAAGGCTCGCTTATCCAGAGGGGGACATACACAACCTTCCTTGATGCCGGTGCTGGCTGGGTGGGTGAATTTGGACAACCCGGTTGCCCCCTCTCCCATCAAACAACAGAAGCAATATTTAAGATTCCTTGCAAAGCACTGAGAGATCTGCTTGAAAGGAAAATTCTGAGTAAGAAACGGGGATCATTTGATTGCAGGAAGAAGCTCAGCATCCTGCAGAGGACAGTGCCAAAATCTTGGGGCTGCCAAGGTTCTCATTCAGCCCTCCAGCAGACCTTTGCACAGGGACGAACGCGAGGTCTCTGTGTAGCAGCGCAAGCAGAGGGGAGACACTTTTCTCACCTGCCATCCTGCCCTGAGGAGTGTGTGCGCCTCCTGCAGAAAGAAACCAGAGCAGCAGAGTTTGAGGAGTGATTTAAGACAGAAATCCTACACTGCCCCCAGATCTAACTCCCCACCCCATGAGGGAGATGTTCTACTTAACAGCTGACACTTCTACCAGCAATAATTAATCCCATCAAAGCTGTGTCTGCTTGCTCCCAGGAGAGATTTAATTAAAATCGGTCATTAGCATTCCAAACCACAGGGCAGCCTGCCGAGATCTGCAGCACGAAGAGGAATGGCAGCCGCTTGActccggtgggtgctggggacgaGTGCTGTCCTCACCTGTACCTGGGCTGCTCAGAGGTCTCCGAAGGGGATCGCTCAGGAACAGAGAGAGATGTTGAAGATAGTGTCGTGGCAATGGAGGCTGTGGTAGCTTCTTCAAAGGAAGGCGGTGTGCAGGGTAGCAGGTCTGGCCTGCCTGCTGGCccggaggggagggcaggagagatgcAGGAAGAAAGAGATGAGTAGGTCAAACACCAACACGTAACCTGCACCAGCCATGCGTGGGGCCGCTCTGCCATCAACCTGCACACCTCACTGGGACCGGTCACTTCAAACCACAAACAGGCAACAAGTCTAGCTGGGTTCAGGAATGCAACCGCTTCTCCCAAGGCATCCTCTAGAGAGAGCCAGCAAGCACCATTTCCACAGGACAGACAGACGCTGCAGGAAACGTAAAGCCAATGAAGACATCTCACTGGTTACCAAAGCTGGATTAAAGGCTTGGATCGCCAGAGATAAATATCCAAGTGAATTAAGAGATGAATTGAGCGCTCGCTGCTCTGCGCGGGTAGAATTCTAACACCTATGCGCTCCAGGAGCCTGCCCTTCACCGCTCCTCTGTAAATCCAGCCCAGATGGAAGTAATGAAAGGGCAGCACAGAACCAGGCCATTCATCTTTTCTTCAACAGCAAGATCTTGCCCCTTGTAACTGTCCAAACACTCGTCATTAGAGTCCTGCAGTTCCcagcccctccttcccccccccttttttttaaagggtggAAAATTCAACTTTCTGATCGCTTTTGGGCTCTGATTGCTGGTGCCAGTTGGCAGTGGCTGCCTTGCAGCAGTGACGCAAGCGACCATTTTTACTGCAGAACCATATAGTGCTGCAAAGAAGGGATGTGGTCTTCTCTGATGCAGAAGCGTTACTTCCCCAGTCAACTAACTGCTGGTGCTGCAACAAAACAAGATCCTCTTACCTTCTCCCCTGTCCTGGTTAAGTTTAGCccctgcaaagcacagcaagagATGCAATGAAGAGCTACCCATCAAGGAAGACACGTGGTCGGTGCACAGTGGGGAACTTGACAAGAACAGGGGAGGATCCTAAGGAACTGCTAGGAAAGAGAGGGTAGTTGCACAGCCACCAGCCACCGCACGAGACCGTTACCTTCATCATCAAGCGTGGGTAACTCCTGGCCGCACGAAGATCATACTGCGTTTCGTCCTTTTCGGAGGGAAGCTGGCTGGCTGAGAACGCCGCTGTCGGACCAGCCGTCTTGACAGCTAGCAAGGCACTACGCCCTTTCTTCGAGGGAGACGACTTCAGAGCTGGATGAGAGAGAAAGAGCAGATGAAATtaccacagaatcagagaatgttgggggttggcagggccctctgtgggtcacccagtccaaccccctgccaaagcagggtcacccagagcaggctgcacagcaccacgtccaggcaggtctggaatatctccagagaaggagactccacagcctccctgggcagcctgggccagggctccgtcaccctcagagggtgaGGACACCAACGACTGTCACACGAAAGGCACTTCACCCTTCACAGGGAGCGGCCTCTGCCCTGACCCACACACACGTGCTCTGCAAGTGCCATCTCCGGCAAGGAGACGGAGCCCGAgacaggctgcaggcagagctcctgggtcGGAGTCTGAGCCGGCCAAAGCAAGCCATGGCAACCTGAAAGCTTCGCAGCTCCCCAGCTCAGCTCTATCCTACAGCGGAAAAGCCTGCACCGACTCTGGGCCAGAAACTCTTTATGTGGACTGAAGCAGTAAAACTGAGATAAGGCTTCCCTCACATCACAAGGGCAACGGCTCTTGGACTGGGTACTCACAGGAATTCTTTCGAAACACCGTGTTGGTCATGAATTTGAAGAATCTCTCTGCATAAAAGCTGGGTCTGTGTACTGACACCGTGTCCTACAAAGGCAAGAAGCAATTGTTTAATTATAAAATTACCTCTCAAGGCAGAATTTCTATACCAACCAATGCAGTCTTTTTCATTCCAACACTTAGCACTGACAGAGCCTTAAAATAGAAAGGCTCAGCTGAAACGATCTGATTAATGCTATAAATAAGCCTGAAGCATTGCCCTTGATTTGACTGCATTTGATTATATTCTTGCTGTAATTTTATAATGGATTTGGGGATTTCATTCCTTTGTAGGATTTTTCAAATATTGGCCTAATTACATACATGAGTTTTCTTCTGGCGTTGCTGGCTGACCTTCGAAGCACACCTGGGTACCTCTGCATACAACACGGCCACCAAAGTTCAGCCAAGGGTCTCCATACATTTCCAATGTTTTGCACTCTGGTTTAAAATAGCAAAACTGAAGCTGCCTCTGTTTCTGATGTTCCACTGCGCTGCTCTGACTTGGCAAGTACACATTTCCTTTGCCTTATTATTTAAGGGAAGCTAGGATATGCAGTGCTGAAAAATAGTTTCCATATCCATATGCATAAACAtgcacctggctgctgcagagacAAGACAGCACAGAAACCCTGAGAGGGATTTATGAACAGATAGCTTACTGAAGTGGAAACACAGTCAATCACCAAAGAGAGCAAGCGCAGGGCTCCTTGGCGCACACAAAAGCACGTGCCTTGTGTGTACAGCTCCCGGTATCGTGGGGAGGAGGCAAATGACAGatgggagcagaggaggaaagctgGTAGCACGACAGCTAAACatgcgaggaggaggagtgagcaaGTAAAGCTGATTGGGAATACGTGGCACTACACCACTGTGGAGGTATAAGAGGCAAGAACTATTCCTTGCACCAGCTTGAACTGTGCCAGTTCAGGCCCTATAAATAGCAAGGTAATTGGCACCAACTAGCATCAACGAAGCCAAGGCAGGTAATCCTGCCAGGGCCTGGACAATTCCTGCCTCTGTACAGGCACTCACCCCATCATGGACAAGGGCCTTCCAGGTATGTTCCAGCTTCTTGATGAACCTAATTCCAGGGAAGaagtggagagaaaaagaaggagactgattcaggcacaaactctatagCTCAGCCACCTTTTGTACCCCCCACAGGAGAGATCACTGAGCCGCTGATGATTCCCCCTTCGTCCGGAGTGTAGCTTTCCTCCGCCAAAAGAACTCCGGCTGAGCACACCGGCATCTCTGCAGTCAGGTCAGGACTGCCTGGGAACCCTACAGGcaaggaggagctgggctggcagaggggcagaaaaATCACCTTCCATCCCCGGAGATGTGCTACCCATCCTAGGCACAGAGACGGCAAACTTCTTTCAGAGCAGCTCATATCTCAGAAAAACGGCTCTGTGCCACCAGCTGTTTTAAGGACAGGATAAAAATCCACAGCCCCCAGCACACATTGACAGAcagctttaggcagcctgcctaCTCATTACCAGACTCCTCGGGAGAGGAAAATCCTTCCTGCTTTAGTACTGAAATGGATGTTCACACACTTCCAGGACAGATGACTGCAAAGTTACCTACCTGTATGACTGAAGGATATCTATTATTCCTACGTGTAGCAGGAGACGCTCTCCTTTGCCGTTCACTGCTGGGATTCCTCCCATCCTGCAGGTAAAACAACACCTCAGTGAGCGCGGCCTCGCAAAGAGCAGCTGCAACACCCCCGAGACCTGCAGaagggtgggcagcagcactgaaaagagggCTCCGAGGCGGCGGTCAGACAACTCGAAACCTGTAAGGTCACGTTGCGCACCACTGTGGAAGTCACCTACTGACCCAGGCCACTGCACACAAGGTGTCCCCGGGGTTACTGCCTGTCCGGATCGCCAAACACCCACTGTCAGGACAGGACCCGTGTCGCATGGCAACAGCTCTGCTTGGGCCAGGAAGCACCACATCGTTTTTTTCTTAGCTCCAGGACATTTTACTCCGGGAATCAGATTATTTCTCAGGTCAGCGTGAGCAGTCTGTTTATTAGGGCAGCAAACCTTTAAGGATGAGGCCATTTCCAGTCCCACCCACGCTAATATCAGTCATGTCAGAGATGCAGCAGCCACCAGCACGTGACACAAGCATGCAGGTATCAGGCAGGCCACCCCGATTAGTGATGCTGCTTGAAAGAACGGAAACACCTCAGCACTATCCCAGCTCCGCCGTGACCGATCCTTCATCAAAACTGGAGCAGCTGGTTTCAGACAGCAGCAAAGAGCAAACTGCATCCGTTGTTGGCAAGCTTCTTCCACAAGTCAGAGACAGTCACAAGAGCCACCTGCGGCCCAGGAGCCACAGAGcgggcacagcacaggacaggcttTGGGCAAACCCCGCCAACCCACAGCTCCACCAGTTACTCCAGCACTTGGCTACACCACTGTTTGCTAACCGCACTGGGATGGCCTCAGGGTACCGTCAGGGATTCCAGAGATTGAGCGATGGAGAACGAACTCCAGGCTCCTAAGGACAGGCCGATCCCTGCTTCCACTCCAGTATTTGGGTGCTGAGCTAGACCTGAGCTGGTTTCTCCTCGCCACAGCCTGGCTGGATGTTTAAAGGCTGTTACAGGAGCTGACAGCCTACAGACTGGCCTGAGCAGAGAGCCTGCTGAGGCTGGAGCCTTACAGAAGCAtttcccaccccagcctccccctttCACACCCCACTCTTCACTGGCAGCAGTCCCCTGGCCCCCAGGAGAGGTCCATGGGGGCCTCACGAGGGATTTTACTGCTCCAGCCTCCACCTCCACCCCTTCCAGCAGCACAAGCGATCCAGGTTTTCACCTACGTGTCGTCTGTGTCTATGGACTCCCCCTGGGCAGCTCCTCCCTGGATGGACTCCA
This DNA window, taken from Opisthocomus hoazin isolate bOpiHoa1 chromosome Z, bOpiHoa1.hap1, whole genome shotgun sequence, encodes the following:
- the LOC104336028 gene encoding LOW QUALITY PROTEIN: phosphatidylinositol 4-phosphate 5-kinase type-1 gamma (The sequence of the model RefSeq protein was modified relative to this genomic sequence to represent the inferred CDS: inserted 1 base in 1 codon) codes for the protein MVVQGKKILPGTEVESIFFPSKGSNLTPAHHYADFRFKTYAPVAFRYFRELFGIRPDDYLYSLCNEPLIELSNPGASGSLFYVTSNDEFIIKTVMHKEAEFLQKLLPGYYMNLNQNPRTLLPKFYGLYCVQSGGKNIRVVVMNNILPRVVKMHLKFDLKGSTYKRWASKKEKEKSSPTYKDLDFIQDMPEGLMLDAGTFSASVKTLQRDCLVLESFKIMDYSLLLGVHNIDQQEREWQSEGAHTTSHEKRPVGQKALYSTAMESIQGGAAQGESIDTDDTMGGIPAVNGKGERLLLHVGIIDILQSYRFIKKLEHTWKALVHDGDTVSVHRPSFYAERFFKFMTNTVFRKNSSLKSSPSKKGRSALLAVKTAGPTAAFSASQLPSEKDETQYDLRAARSYPXLDDEGRPDLLPCTPPSFEEATTASIATTLSSTSLSVPERSPSETSEQPRYRRRTHSSGQDGRSHEEVQVEEELQQISVELEPKCDVEIIAPEDDDKEEAASSACAIVTSAATTEVQTASQASEPASQASDEDDVPVTDIYFADALGDAVEI